Proteins from a genomic interval of Arachis hypogaea cultivar Tifrunner chromosome 10, arahy.Tifrunner.gnm2.J5K5, whole genome shotgun sequence:
- the LOC112718411 gene encoding heat shock 70 kDa protein-like, which translates to MIKVFEEEEPKTKDNVFLGKLELQAPRGTSQINVCFDINIDGILEVTAEDKSSTVKKTIKINHRNGRLRPEELKRIVRDAEKFKEDDEELKKKEKAKNSLENYAYEMK; encoded by the coding sequence ATGATCAAAGTGTTCGAAGAAGAAGAACCAAAAACAAAGGATAATGTCTTTCTCGGGAAGCTTGAGCTCCAAGCACCAAGAGGAACCTCACAGATCAATGTTTGCTTCGATATAAACATAGATGGCATTCTTGAGGTCACGGCTGAAGACAAAAGTTCGACGGTAAAGAAAACGATCAAGATCAACCACAGGAATGGAAGGTTGAGACCAGAAGAGTTGAAGAGAATTGTGAGAGATGCAGAGAAGTTTAAGGAAGATGAtgaggaattaaagaagaaggagaaggcaaaGAACTCACTTGAAAACTATGCATATGAAATGaagtaa